The Centroberyx gerrardi isolate f3 chromosome 19, fCenGer3.hap1.cur.20231027, whole genome shotgun sequence genome has a segment encoding these proteins:
- the tap2a gene encoding antigen peptide transporter 2a, with the protein MADYRTTITRKVVALTLAVCVDLSLFYAVGFGVKSHSVSGNLARLWVVAALRCSALTVVSLLILGPLKPVLIRYIAAHSLLAAVFETGINVLYGGNEQSACGLLAHIHSWLMCTAASLAAALFWEISIPDTDDEAAGKEKKQKARVLFVRVLRLYKPDLALLLGASVFLTLAVVCEMFIPFYTGRVIDILGGQYQSNEFLTAVFFMGLYSLGSSVSAGCRGGLFLCAISSFTCRMKVKLFGALTKQEIGFFEAMKTGEITSRLSKDTTLMGRTVPLNVNVLLRTFIKTLGIISLMMSLSWKLTFLVLMETPITGLIQNIYDIHYQRLSQAVQDSIARANDAANEVVSGIRVVRSFNTEQGEARRYDDRLMNTHNLKTRRDTVRAVYLLARRLTGLGMQVAMLYYGRLFIRRGQMTTGNLVSFILYQGNLGDNIRTLIYIFGDMLNSVGAAGKVFEYLDREPQVSSEGKLAPDHLTGHVSFHRLSFAYPSNPDKTVLQDFSVELKPGQMTALVGPSGEGKSTCVSLLERFYEQQNGEILLDGQPLKSYEHRFLHRKIAVVSQEPVLFSGSIRENIAYGLADCSLDEIQEAARKANAHDFISHLEKGYDTEVGEGGGQLSKSERQRIAIARALVRQPQVLILDEITSSLDTDSEAKVQQALASYPNQTLLVIAHRLKTIEKAHQIVVIGQGTVQERGTHHELMDMKGNYYKLREKLFTEGNSPQ; encoded by the exons ATGGCAGATTACAGAACAACAATAACCCGTAAAGTTGTTGCTTTAACTTTAGCAGTTTGCGTCGACCTGTCACTGTTTTACGCAGTGGGGTTTGGGGTGAAAAGTCACAGCGTGTCTGGAAACCTCGCGCGTCTCTGGGTTGTTGCGGCTCTCCGGTGCTCGGCACTAACTGTTGTGTCTCTGCTCATCCTGGGACCGCTCAAACCGGTACTAATTCGTTATATAGCGGCACACAGCCTCCTTGCTGCGGTGTTTGAGACCGGGATCAATGTGCTGTACGGGGGCAATGAGCAGAGCGCATGTGGGTTGTTGGCGCATATACACTCCTGGTTGATGTGTACGGCAGCGTCGCTGGCTGCTGCCCTGTTTTGGGAAATCAGCATCCCGGACACCGACGATGAAGCGGCggggaaagagaagaagcagaaggcCAGGGTGCTGTTTGTGAGAGTCCTCCGCCTGTACAAACCCGACCTGGCTCTGCTGCTAGGCGCATCTGTGTTCCTGACACTTGCTGTTGTGT GTGAGATGTTCATCCCATTCTACACTGGGAGAGTCATCGACATCCTGGGTGGTCAGTACCAGTCTAATGAATTCCTCACAGCAGTCTTCTTCATGGGCCTGTACTCACTGGGAAG ctCTGTCAGTGCAGGCTGCAGAGGGGGTCTCTTCCTCTGTGCAATCAGTAGCTTCACATGCAGAATGAAAGTCAAGCTGTTTGGGGCGCTGACCAAACAGGAAATTGGATTCTTTGAGGCCATGAAGACAG GTGAAATCACATCCCGGCTGTCCAAAGACACCACCCTGATGGGAAGAACAGTGCCTCTGAACGTCAACGTGCTGCTGAGGACATTCATCAAGACCCTGGGCATTATCTCCCTAATGATGAGTCTTTCCTGGAAGCTCACGTTCCTCGTGCTGATGGAGACGCCCATCACCGGCCTGATACAGAACATCTACGACATACACTACCAG AGACTGTCCCAGGCAGTACAGGACTCCATTGCTCGTGCAAACGACGCAGCGAATGAGGTGGTGTCCGGTATTCGGGTGGTGCGCAGCTTCAACACAGAACAAGGCGAGGCCCGTCGCTATGACGACCGgttgatgaacacacacaacctgaaaACCCGCCGGGACACTGTCAGGGCTGTTTACCTGCTCGCACGGAGG CTGACAGGGCTCGGCATGCAGGTGGCCATGCTGTACTATGGCAGGCTGTTCATCCGGAGGGGTCAGATGACCACTGGCAACCTGGTGTCCTTCATCCTCTACCAGGGGAACCTGGGAGACAACATTAGG ACACTGATCTACATCTTCGGCGACATGCTGAACTCGGTGGGGGCTGCTGGGAAAGTGTTTGAGTACCTGGACAGAGAACCTCAGGTCAGCTCAGAGGGAAAACTCGCACCTGATCACCTGACAGGACACGTCAGCTTCCACCGCCTCTCCTTCGCCTATCCTTCAAACCCCGATAAAACAGTGCTGCAG GACTTCTCTGTGGAGCTGAAGCCCGGTCAGATGACGGCGCTGGTGGGTCCGTCCGGAGAAGGAAAGAGCACCTGTGTGAGTCTGCTGGAGCGATTCTACGAGCAGCAGAACGGAGAAATCCTATTGGACGGTCAGCCGCTGAAATCCTATGAGCACCGCTTCCTCCACAGGAAG ATAGCCGTAGTGAGCCAGGAGCCTGTGCTCTTCTCTGGCTCCATCAGAGAAAACATTGCCTATGGCCTTGCTGACTGCTCATTGGATGAGATCCAGGAAGCAGCGCGCAAAGCCAACGCCCACGACTTCATCAGCCACCTGGAGAAAGGCTACGACACAG AGGTGGGTGAGGGAGGCGGGCAGTTATCCAAGAGCGAGAGGCAGCGGATCGCCATTGCCAGAGCCCTGGTCAGACAGCCGCAGGTCCTCATCCTGGATGAGATCACCAGCTCTCTGGACACTGACAGCGAAGCCAAG